In Calliopsis andreniformis isolate RMS-2024a chromosome 9, iyCalAndr_principal, whole genome shotgun sequence, the genomic window CAAATACGCCAATCCGTTCTCGCAAAAGGCCTCTTCGTCTGTTTTCTTCTTGAGCTGAAGCACTGAGTATCTCTGTTCTGGGTCAGACATCTGGAATCACTTGTTTGGCACACAAGAGAGATATGATACTCTGCTGAAACTTTGTTGTGCGGAGAAGATAAATTATCGTGGTACTTAATTAGATCAAACACTTGTCGTTTCATTTCTCCGACTAATTCTTCCGCAAATATGAGAGAATTTCAGTGAGAAGTTTGCCTTTTGAACATTCTACATATAGAATTTGGAGATTTGTTACAGGGTATTCGATATCCCTTTGTATTCTTTTAGAAACTTACGTTAATTGTTTTAGTTTTAATTATCATAGCACAAATTTTGCATTTACTCGTATTGCATGACAAATACATACagattttcaataattaatcatGTTGTCAAATTGTTGGACCATTGAACTTAAATTTTACTCAAAATTTATTAGGTTCTCTGTTAATGTCATATTAAATACAGACCAGGATTATAAACCTAAATAAACTTACACATTAtctatattaaaattacaaaaaaattttaaacaattcCACTAGTGTAAAGGTTTCGCTTTTTGTCTGTCACCGAGTTTCCATCGACCACTGAACTTACCCTATGGACGTACTATTACTGTAGAAGATCCTCCTGATTCTCGTTTACAAATTACCCTCGAAATGAACCCAAAAGCCAAATCAGCCCGCAGAGGCTCAGGAGCACCGAAACCCAAGTAGCATTCACGCTCTATCGAATTCCAGACTCCTTCGATCCGAATCGCTCAAAACGCGCTTCATTAGCGACAGATTAAGGCTCGCCATCGAGCACAATCTCCGATGGTCGAATCCGAATTGGGAACCGTGAGATATACAACGCGTTTAGCTGAGCCGTAGCCGAGAGCCGTGCAAGTGGATCAGATCGCAGTTAGGGAACGCAAAGGAGGGAATCTTTTAATTTGACGCACCATAAAGCACGCCTAGCCAGTTTCCATGGGATCCCCGTGCCTCGCCAATGGTGTGACAGTTGGTACCTACATTGTATATGATATGGTGCCGTGGACCCCCATGGGAGGTCACGGGTGACACCGTAGCGTGTCGTATCGCTGCAATAATAACGCGTAAGCGATACCCTGGCCCTGTCTCTCGCCCCCTCCGCCCCTACGAGGCGACCCCTAATGCGATATATTATATATGTACCATCGACGTCCCTTTTACCGCGTTCTACGCGCGTAAGCGAGCACGTGGGTGTCCCCGCGCGTTCCGACCGCGTAATCACCTCCTTTGGGCCCTATTCGCACGCTTCGTCCTTTCCGAATCGTCCTCCTCCTTGACATCGAATTACCCGGAATGCTGCGCCGTCATTAGGTCCATTATGCTCCCCGTTACGGGTATTGTTCGCGATATCCCGTGCATAAGGCCGTTGGTAGATCCTTGGACGAAGTGGAatgagagggagagagggggtGTAAAGTGCGATACCTTGGCGGATTGACCTATTAATCCTTCCACGGATAAAATCTAAATTACTGGCATTAAGGGGTTCCACTTGCTGATAAAGTTTGCTGGGGGTTCTTTTAATATGAGGTGATGAAAAGGGCGGATCGGAGGGAAAATTTCAAGGGTAGATAAAACAATAGGTGCCTAGTGTATTATTTTTTACTAGTCTACGTAGAATGCTTTACAAAAGCTGGAAATTAACTGGTTGAAcgaaatttaaagaaaaattgaagattggtgaagaCTATTTTGTGAATATAATTCATTAGGAAACAACTTTCTAGAATTGTTATTAAAATTCCTTAGGAAGCAGACAatagtttaattttatttaaagtgATATTATAACGTTGAACAGTGGGGTTAACGAGCTCAAGAAAATGTGATTTGCCTAATTCTCCGTTTTCCCTGCGACCATGTGTTCATTCTCGCACTATCCCCTAATGATGTTAACTCGATAAGCTGTGGCGCAATAATCGCTCGCAATCGAGCTTTACTGAACAAAGCAGGGCTCAATAATTAACATTAATCGCCAGCCAATAGTCTATAGGAAATGTTAATTGCGAGTCAGTAATCTGCAACAATTAACGTTTACACGATTATACGTCAAATGTCATCGTTATTCTACTGCTACATCGCGAATGTGGAGAAATCTTCACGAGAATACGAGTAGCTTAAAAGTCGTAAAGGTTTATAGAATACTTGTATCTTCTTTTTATTTCGGCGCAGAAAAAAGATTTTTCTTTCCTTCAAGGAATTTTCTATTACAAAGAAAGTCAAATGTAAACGAAAACTATGCTTCCAATTAAGAAGATAATTAGCCAGTATCGGAAATAAAGCCACCACTAGGCACACGAGTATCTTAGCGCGCTTGTCGCTACGGTTACTGAAGTATAACGCTCATACATCATTCTGTTCTCCGCGAACCTAATTTCCGCTCGTGTCACGCGTAATTTCATCTACTTTTTCACGACTTCCCCGATCTCTAATTAGGGGTAAACGATCAATCACTCGGCTTTGGAATGAATCAAAGTGGAACATTCTTAATGAGACATACATCACGGATCGCGCGGCTTGTACGTCTCCATCCGACTCAGTTACCGTGTTCAGACGATCCTTGATTGAGTAGAAAGTAATTACTAAATGAAAAACTGAGACCTTTTCACGATGGACTGAAGGAAATATCCAGGCATCGAGTCTATCTTATTTTTCGTACATGAGAAACATGGCTTCCCATCTCAATATCTTCTCAGACACACATGTAATCCTAAATATAAATGAAGAGGTACATGTTTTATTTACTATTCCATGTAACTTTATTTTATGATAAGAGGTGAAGGAAATTCTGCGATCGTCTACTCACAAGAAACATAAATATCTTATGTTCAATTACAAAAATTTCGGATTATAGTTAAGCTTCCTATCTCGGTTCACAGAATTCCTGATTTTCAAGCTCTCAAATATTACAATTGCGAAATCTCACAAATTCTCGAAATTTCTAAACTGTATTAAATCATTAActgttcaaattctcaaattccaATCCAATTCTTGAAACAGAGCCACCTATCTGCTCATGAATTCAGCTGCCAACTCGAGAAACGTAACTCCAACCAGGCGTGTCTGTGCTACCAATTAGTAAAACAACCGAATGTGCCAAGTATGTAAAACCCTTAAACACGAGTGCTCTAATCTCCAAAGCTTGAGAATGTTCAATTAATGCCGAAGCATTCGATCTCACCGTGCCACCCCTTCAGCGGAATCGAGCGCCATTGTATCGACACCTGGAAAACGATTCCCGGTAAACAGACCGCGGATGAACGCGGAGAACCGAGGAATATTCCAGTCATGCGTCACGGGGTTAAGGAGAGGGCGTGCTGGCCGCATTGATTTACGTGGAAGAGGACAGGACGTCGAGAGGAAGACCATTCGGTGGGTCGTGGGGGGGTTAGCGGTGGGTGGCGGGAGGGACGAAAGAGAGAGAAGCAGGTGGAGAGAAAGGGAATCGTAGAATCCGAAGCCACGTAATCGGAATAGTCGATTCCAACCCCCCTGGTTCCTCCGTAGGCAACCCTCCCCCTCCTTCGGCTCGGATCCTCCCTTCGTCCAGGAGGGAGACCCTCTCCCTTTCCCGACTGCCCCCTTGGTCGCGTGGATACGTGGTCGAACCACCGCGAGGATACCGTATAATTATCGGATGCCAGGTAACTCGAACGCTCTCGGCCGGTTTTAATTGGCCAATTATCGTGGCGCGAATGGAGGCGGCGGTGCCGTCGGTCCAGATAGGCGTGAAACTTTTGGGGTGGCCACGCACACAACGAGCGACAACACAACGCGACTTTCCTCTCTGACGAGTATCTTTTGGCATCCCTGGGCCCCTGCCTACGGGGCTCGTGCAGGGAAGATCGACATCGGCACTGTTTCTATGTGCCACCGTGAGGCGTGTACGTGAACAAGGGTCGTGAATGTATGCAAGCAAGAGCGAACGGAATCGGGATCAGAATCGGGAGCACGAACGGGCGCAAATTGGTCACGGCTGGTCTGTTCGATCTCCGTTCCAAACTACCCCTCCAGCCACCTTCTATCGTCCGCCCTCTCTGTTTAGTCTATCGCCTCTTATTCTGTATTTACGTCCTCTTCTATTACCCCCTCGATCGGCATGGGTTTATCTTTGTCCTTCGGTGTCCCTGTGTCTATCGACCTATCCTCCTCTAGCGACACGATAGTTCTGTAACGCTGTCTCGCTTCCACCCTCCTCCTTTCGACGGTCTAGCCATCTATCTATCCGCCTAGCTTGCTCCTCGACTCGTGCACCGTTTCGGAGCTATTAGGAACGCTCGCCTAAACCCACATCACTTTGGCAGGTAGAGGGTAATCCGGCGGTGTGCTCACCTGCAACCTCGCAACCCTTCCGCCTCGATTCCTCGATACTTACCGGGCGGTCTCTTTTTTCCTCTGACGACGATCAAGCGAGACGATGAGTTTGAAAGTCGTAGGTCGAGCGTGACGCGAACGGGGGATTTTAAGTTGCTGGTTACTCTTCATCCACCCCCACCGTTTCGACGCCCCCTTCTCTGCGCCTCTGCATGGAGAGGAGATTCGAGGTGCATTCACACATTTTGCAGCCTTTTATTCTTCGTATGACTCCACTGCGAGATGCACCTTGTTCGCGAGACTTTTTACGATGCAGTTTATTTTCGAGATTCAGATCATTAAGAGAGCGTTGCTGTAGGTAATTTTGAGGTAGTTTATATGCAGTACTGGATTTGTAGCTGGAAGTAATAGAGAATTTTAGTGGAAAAGGATGCGTAGTAGACTGAAATTGGAAAGTAAATATGTAATACTTTTTATCAAATTCTGAAAGATTCTCATTATCTTTCGGACCTGTGACATAAGATACATTCATGTTTATTCGAAATATTACACCTTACTCAATACTTTTTTGAGAAAACAAATTCAAACTGCTAGTCTAAGAACAGAGCTCAGGGAGCAATTTTTTATATCCTATACACTTCTCACTGTGAATCCAAGTCAGTCACTCATATCGAGgtaatataaaaatttgtaacCTCGCTTTCTATCACAAACTTTGAAATCTCCCATAAAACAGTGTCTTCTACTTTTAATCCCAAAAGAGGAATCACAATTGTCAACCACTTTCCCGATCCCCCATCTTGTATACAAATTTATAAAACCCCTATACGCGTCGACAGGAAAGCATTAACGTATACACATTTATCCAACCCTTTCTCGTCTGCAGAATGAGCAGTGCACACTCGTAAAGTTAGATTTGCCATTTCTGAAATACAttgtatattattaattatttattcacgCTACTCCGCGAAAGCTCCTCGTCCGAAGAAGGCCTTTGTCAGCGACAGTCGAAGCGAGCAGCGGCAGGCACGCGAGCAGCTATGCATCAACGCGAGCGCGCACGAAGTTACATTGTCGgtgtaaatttttaattaagccTCTGGTGGCCGGCTGCAAATTGAGCTGCAGCCGGCGCAGCAGCATTCAATGCAGTAAATGCACCGTGCACGCCATACGTGTCATTTACGAATTAAATTAATTTGTTAGTTCTTATGCGGTGGCCGGGCCGGGAGAGCGAAATAAATTTACGATAATGCTCATTAGCCCCGGCCGCGCGCACGCGAAAATTAGTGCGCGTATACTGTACCAGCGTGAAAATCACGAGAaagaggaagggagagagagacgaCGCGATTACGGCCGACGTCGACGCCGGAACATCTGTATTTCGAAGTAAAACGTGCCCGATAAACCAGCCTCGAGGattataaatatttgatctgcTTCATTATGTTATCGATTTCTCCGTGCgcggcgagagagagagagagagagctgcACACGGACCTATTATTACAGCTTATTAACGGGGTGGGAGTTACCGCGGACGGTCGAACGATATCCCAGCCGCGTTTTCACCTTTGCTTTTAGTAACGGATATCGTCAATTTTTTATTGACTCTCGCCAATTCATAGTGCAACTCGGAATGACTTACTGCTGGGATATGGCTTGCTGGTGTATTGAATGTACCGTGCATGGCTACCCGATACGGAGGAGAAAAACAAAGAGTTAGAGAGGATATAACAACTAAATACAATGAAGTCATAACGCATtgattgttaatcctcagtttGCAGAACAACAGTACTATAGAAAAAAGttgtcataaaatacataaatattatcTTATTTCTACCATCGCTTTTAATTAGTAAAATATTCGATTGTAGGACTGTGTACAAAAATCGCTCTCctccaatttaaaaaattttgcaaTATTAACAAAGAAAACACTAAAGTACATCAAAATTTACGAAAATAGTCCTTTTGCTAAAAACGGAGCTTACCGGTTTTCGCACCGAGCTTTTTAATTGCTCGAATATAAAATACAGCAGTAGACGATTTCAGTCACTAGCAGCGAAAGGTTACCCAAATAAATCGATAACTCGAAACAGAATTAATTATACAATACCTTAACTAGGCTCACTTAGACTACGTGACACCGCGATATCATCAGTTCCAAGAGAGGATCGATATTGGATTCCCAGGAATTACGCAATTTTAAGACAACGAGGCGCGATCAAGGGTCCTCCTCCACCGTCTAGTCGTTAATTGGATCCCTCCTAACAGGGAGGGGTTTGCGTAACCTTTCCGACGAGTCGAACTATTAATACACACCGCGTCCCGATCGTCACGTTTGATCGGCCATTGAACGATCGGTCGACAGGTCGCCGCGCGGCACACGGAGGGGGTTGCTCGTCAATTTCGTGGAAAGAATCGATCATCGACGGCGGGAATAGCGGCGTCAATCTCGCCGAACGATTGGCCCTGAGCTGACTCGATGATGATCGAAGGGTAGCCTGGACAAAGACAGAGAGGGCAGCGAAAGAGAGAGGAAAAACAAAGGGTGGGGAGGGGTGGTGTCGCGCGATggacagagagagagacaggAGGATggggggaggaggagggctCGGTATTGCAGGCTCATCCGCCGGTTACGTTCGATTGGCTGGCAGGGCGGTAGGCCAGCAATTACCTAAATGGTCGGGTAAACAATATCCGGTGCGCGGAGTTAAGAGCGGTGGCGGTAGCAGCAACAGCACCACCGAACGCGAACAGCGGCAGGAACGTCGCTGGCTCCTCTATCCATCGTTCGGTCGGCTGGTCAGTCGTTAGTATTGGCCCCGGTTCGCCTCCACCCTGAGCCTAAGAGAACGAGGAGGAAGCCAAGGCGCGAGAAGAAGAGAAGGAGTAGCAGGGGACAGAGGGGGATGAGAGAGTGAGAGCGGTAGATACCCAGCCGTAGCCAGCACGATTATACTCCCGGCACGATTACTGTACACAACGATCCCGGAGGCGAACGATGCGCCGCCCCCACCGAGCGTACACGCCAAGATCATCGACAAACCCGGCGGCGTTTCACGATCACTAATGCCACGGAGCGTGCGGCTCCTCCACACATCCTCGGGAAACGTTGAACGATGGCAACGTGCGTGGAGGGAAAAGCGTTCCTCCATCGACAGAGAGTCGGTGGTGGCGGTGGTGGTTAAATCAAAGACAAACCACTTTAGCCGGTCGGATCGCGGGGGAGTGGGGTGAGAGTGGGCCGGATGAAGGAGGAGAGGGAGGAAAGGTAGACTCTGTGTGTACATACCCGAGTATCTGGCGAAAGCTCACTCGTGGGGCCGCGAAACGTCTGCACGCGGCTCACGGTTACGTGTTCGTGCTCATCCATTCAGCGGAACAGCTCTGTCTGGGTGCGCCTCCGTGATCGTGTACGTTCGCGGGCACGCGAACCCACACAGGAACGGTCGGCCTGGCTCGGACACCCACCACGAATAAGGGTAGCACGTGTGTGCGCGCAACCCCCGGCGATACCCGACCGTGCACGCCCATTGGACCGTGGCAGAGGTTTCTGGTAAGCTACCAGGGGTTGGACACGCCCATCCGAGGCGGAACAACCCCCCACCAGATGGCTTCCGTGCTCTCCGCTGGCGAGACTACGTTCCTACGACGGCTCCTCGGTACTAATAATACGCCGATATACCACCTATTCAGCCACCATGGCTCTACGTGCAAGTCCCGAGAGCAGCTTTCACGGGACGCGCGCGGCGTCTGACTGCCAAAGACGCTGTTAATCGCGCGACCACGCTCGCTCGGTCCACCCTTAACCGATGTTTTCGCTCGATCGACGCTCGTTATTGTCTTAGTGCCCGCACCGACGACCCAGTGAAACGGAGACGCAGTACTGTTGTCGATCGTAACCACGAGAGAACGTGAACCGTCGGTGTGCCAATCGAACTGGAACAGTGCGAAGGATCAGTGATGTTTGGGGGTGTACAGTGGCACGACCGCGCGGTGTTAGTGATGTCCCCTGTTGGGGTGCTCCTCGGCCAGCCTCTCTGAGCGTCCACGGTGTGCAGAGAGAACGACGCCGACGGTGCTCCTGGTACGACGCGGAATGGAGCGTCCAGGGGTGAAGTAAAGAGGGATCGCGGTGTTATGTGGAGGATGCAAGAAGGCAGGACCGTGTCGCCTTTAGGACCGGTCGTCCTACCGCGCGAGGAAGCCGAGATGCGTGCGGGCCTGTCGCTGCCGCCTCAAGAAAGGAGGCACGTGTTGCTCCACGTACGCGCCGGCGAGCCTTTCGTGCGATACGACAACGTGCGCCAGCAACACTCGCCGTCGACCTCGCCGATCCTGCGGCCTGTGGACAAAGAccagttccacgagatggagacCCAGGTCAGGGAGAAGCGGATGGAGACGGAGgtcgaggaggaggaggagcagGACGAGGAGGAAGAGGATGACCCCGAGAGGAACGCTACTCCTAGGAGGAACATCGTCGAGGACGAGGAGGACGAGGAGGAgcaggaggaggaggaagaggaagtGAACCCGGGTAGTCGAAACGGGAATTACCAGGAGGACGAGGACGTGGAAGTAGACGTCTGTCGCGACGAGGTGGACGAGAGCAACCCTAGTAGCCCAGTGGACCTCACCGCCCCATCGTCCAGGGGCACCGGGTCGGAACAGTTCCTTAACCCTTTCGCGGGCCGCGGCGTGCACCCTTTCTCCTGTGTTCAGAGCGGTGGCCAGGCCGCTGGCCACGGGACTCCAGTGTACATATCCGCGCACGCCGCGGCTGCCTCGACCGTGATGACTGTCTGCACGTCCGCTAACGCGGCCAAGACCACTGGTACTGCGACCAGCAACATCACCACCACGGCCAGCACCGTTCAGGGCAAGAAGAGGTGTCTGGCCTTCTCGGTGGAGAACATTCTGGACCCGAACAAGTTTACCGGCGGCCGCGTCGTTCACAACTCGGTTCAGCATCGGCGGCATCGGCGGGCCGATAGCGTGCACGAAGGTGAAACCCTTGTTTCTTTTACCGATTTGGATTACGCTGATTGTTTCTCTTCCCAACGGGACTGTTGAACGTACCATGGGAAACAAGGTTGATAGGGTTCTTGATCTGGTAGGTGGTAATCTGTGTTTGGTAGAAGTGAGTTGGTGCTGCTTTCCTTGCTTTCGTTGCTTTGAACGAGAAAAGAAGTGGGGTTTGTAAATGACTGTGGGTGGAAGGAAGCATGATGAGTGGAAACATGTTTTGTATCTGTAGAGTGCTCAGTGAGGAATAGAAACCATATTCTGCGGTCTTTGACTGTCAAACAGATCTCTCACTGCGTTCCTTCCACCCTTGATAGAGTCTAATGCCTCCAAATTTGGACAGAGCATTGGAACACTTTTTTTATTCAATTATTATGAACCCAAGAACTCCATGAAAATAGCTTCCATACAATAAAGTAAGTAGTTTTGCTGATTACATTAGTCATCTTCAAAGCAAACATTAAAGTTCACTGTCACTATACATCTGATTCTCTCATAGTTTCATCAACTTTACTCATCAGAATAATTTCTGCTAACAATCAACTAGAGTTCAAAAGTCCTCAAAATATAATGGATTAGCCACTGATTAAATCATATACGTATAAAAAAGCCACTGATCGATCATTTCATATTTCATCAGAAACACTGCTTCGGACAAGTGTCCCCGCCAGAATGTCAACTTCGAAGAATCTGTTGCTTCCGAATAACTTTAGATAGTTTCGCAAAGTCCCCTAATCCCCGGGGTTTTTTCTCCTCGAAACCGCAGCTCGCATCTTTATTGCTTCCTCCTTGCTCGCGCGTCTTCCGACGTTGTAACCGTTCGCCAAAACACTGGGCCGCCCTTCGTCTCGTTCATTTGCGAACATATGGGCCTCGTCTCGCGCCCAATCCCGTGATCTTGAACGATATTTTTTCGTCTTCGAGCCTGCGCTCGCTCGCACCTCGACACCGCTCTCTCGCTTCTTCCTCGTTCTAACTTTAGACACTAGAAGGATGGCTTCTTCCCCGAGCGACCGCACGATTTCGGCCGTTTCGGAGTTATTTGCGTGTACGGGGATTCCTACAAAAGTGACGATGTAGATGTGCTACTCGGAACACGGCCACCGCAGCCACTAAAGCGATCCATTTGATCACGAGCCGCTTAATCCTCTCTTCTTACGGTTCTCGTAAGTTGCATGTGCTGGGACCAATTTGTGTTAGAGAAAAAATATCTTGCATCGATCAGTGATTAAATAGTTATTCGAAAATCGGTGAATCTGTAGTTGTTAAAGAGCTGAGCTGTTTTCTAGTAGTTTAAGAGTCGATTAATTAACAGGGGAAATATAATAATTCTCTTTACTCAATTTTGTGGGAAATTTGTATGAAATTTTTACGAAATACCGTATATCAAATAAATCGAATTTTAAAGAAAGAAATTTTGTATAATAGAAAGTGAGAACTTATTAAGATAGTAAATTACTCTTTTTAGGTTATTATTATTCCCGCAATTAACGCATGTATCCAAATTTTAGACttacgccacttgtcaattaagGAACTCATATATAGCTCCCTTTTAGCTCGATATAATAACGTTAAATGACTGtcctaattaattaattttgccTAATGGAGAAGTATCTCTGAGTAATGAATTGATTCGTCTTTCCTGGTTAATAGATTAGACCTCAGAAAATCAGTACAAATTACCTACAGTTATCTACACACAGTGATTGAGTATCTCTCAAACTTAACTCACTACCACTGGTTTACAATCACAAACTACCATATTCAATATAGTTAtccaatcatgaaaataatttctCGTAACTTTTCCCAAAATCATAAATTGTTTTCTGAAAAGCGCCCAGCGCAAAAGAAAAAGATGTCACGAAGTCGTTTATTAAATTCTTTCCCGCAAACGATCTGGTCTAGCGTCTGCCGCGAAAAGCTTATCTCCTCGCGATGATCGAATCCGTGGAGTCGTACCGCGCGCTCCCAATTTCACAGTTGACTTTCAAATTTAATGGAGTCTGGCGGACAGATAAGAAGCAGGAATCCCGTCCGCCGATAAGGCCGAAGGAAGAAGCATCCGACGAAGGGGGTGAAACGACGTAGAAACAGAGCGAAGGAAGCTCCAGGGGGTGAGACGGAGGGGGTGGTGGGTCGCGGGGGTGGCCTGTCGGAGCGTGACAAATTGGTCCGCTAATCTGCGTTAACCAGTC contains:
- the LOC143183017 gene encoding uncharacterized protein LOC143183017, whose product is MWRMQEGRTVSPLGPVVLPREEAEMRAGLSLPPQERRHVLLHVRAGEPFVRYDNVRQQHSPSTSPILRPVDKDQFHEMETQVREKRMETEVEEEEEQDEEEEDDPERNATPRRNIVEDEEDEEEQEEEEEEVNPGSRNGNYQEDEDVEVDVCRDEVDESNPSSPVDLTAPSSRGTGSEQFLNPFAGRGVHPFSCVQSGGQAAGHGTPVYISAHAAAASTVMTVCTSANAAKTTGTATSNITTTASTVQGKKRCLAFSVENILDPNKFTGGRVVHNSVQHRRHRRADSVHEDGDSRGEFACGSGQEDEEGTPDTGMEDMDEDPEEEEEDEDVEMRVTDQESSNAARDGGASGANNVSASNCKKRQSSSSSSSSSSVQTQGCQGQNQSGQNGNGGSGSTGGKPRRARTAFTYEQLVALENKFKTTRYLSVCERLNLALSLSLTETQVKIWFQNRRTKWKKQNPGLDVNSPTVPTTPPHPPPYAPAFLFATHPHQHPLPHSHTHPHPHAHVHHPPPVPPPPPGYYHPAAPPYPPTGPTFFGHHLSATPATAAGPPPTSTPSSTGLTLSSHPHPHTHPHA